The genomic stretch GCCGCGGCGTTGACGCCGGCGGTCGGCGCCACGCTCTACGCCATCGCGCCGATTCAGTTCCGGCTGGCCCGCGACGCCGCCGGTCCCGACGGCGAATTGGCGCCGGCGGCGGCCGTGACGGTACGGGCCATCGCCGGCGATGCGCTTCGCCTGACGATCACCGGCTGGCAACGCGAGGGCTCGCCGGAACTGATGTATCGGCGCCAGGGCCAGCGGGTGTTGCTGGCGACGCTGTCGGAGCAAGCGGTGGCGCGCGTCGAAGCGCTGGATACCCTGACCGATCCCGGCTCCGACGAGGTCTGGACCCGCGTCCGGCTCCAGCTCTGGAGCAAGGCCGGCGGCTTCGTCACCTCGGTCGCGCCGCTTTGGCGGATCGCGGCGCAGATCAATGACGACAATTGCACGCTATGCCACGCACTGCATCCGCCGCAATACGCCAGCGCCAATGACTGGATCGGCCATATCAATGCGATGCGGCGACTGACGCCGCTGAATCAGGACGAGGTCGCTCTGCTGCAATCCTACCTGCAGAACCATGCCCGCGACGCGGCGCCGTCGCCCTGATCCGACGCGCTGCCAACACGATGGCTGCCTGATCCGGGCGCCGCGGGTCCAAAGGGAGGGCTCGCAAGGGTCATATAGTCACTCTATACAACGGAACTCGCACGGCAAAGCCGGCCAAAATCCAACGGAGTATCCAATGATGAAAATCAGTGCCCGCAACCAGCTCAAGGGGACCATCGTCGACGTCATCAAGGGCGCGACCACCTCGCATGTCCGGATCGACATCGGCGGCGGCGCGATCGTGACAGCCTCGATCACCAACGAGGCGGTCGACGAATTGCAGCTCGCCAAGGGCAAGCAGGCAATGGCGGTGGTCAAGGCCTCCGACGTTCTGGTCGCCATCGACTGATCATCATTAGCAGGCGTGATCGGGCGACGCGGAAACGCGCCGCCCGATCACGTTCCGCATCTCATTTCAGCGCGTCGCAATAAGTAATGTGAGGCCGCCCGATGCCGCGGCCGCGGGCCGACAGCGAAGCCCACCACGCCGCCAGCGCATCGGCGTCGCAGCGCAGCCGGACGCTCATGCCGTCGGCGAATTTGATCCAGTCGTCAAAGCGTCCGCTTGGCACCGCGATCACCACCGGCATATCGGCGCTGAGCGCGCGGTCGATCAGATAGCTCAATCCCTTGCCCTCGCGCTCCAGGCGGCCGAAGCGGTTGACGATCAGCAGATCGGCGCCGGCGTCGATGGCGCCGGCGACCTGCATGCCGGCGTCGATCAGGCGGCCGGTATCGAGCCGGCATCCCGTCGCCATCGGCCCGAGGTCCTGGAACAGCGGCAGCTGTTCGCCCGAATGCAACAGCAGCGCGGACAGCCGCTTCGAACCTGCTTCGCGGTGGCCGAACTGCACCAGACCGACCGCGCGGGCGCCCTGCCGATCCAGGGCAGCTGCGAAATCGCGCAACACCCGATCGGGATCCTGATCCGGCTCATACACCAGCGCGGCGAGATCGCATTGGGAATCAAAGGTCACGGGCGTAGCCCTCACGTCATGTAGCTTATCTATATAACGCAATTCTGGACGCCGGCAAATACCCCCTTCGCAGCATCGAGACCCAGCGCCTGGTCGGCGCGCATTGGCACGAGCCGCAATGGAATCCGCGCCGAGGGAAATTTTATTGCGCGAACCGCGGGTAATTCTTCGCTTTTGATGCGCATCAAATCGGCGGTATTTCCCCCGTGCTACTGCGCTGCACAACTTGGCGGAGGCTCGGCCAGCAGGCCCGACTGGTTCGCATGCGGTCAAATCTGAAAATCGAGATCGGTGGACCGGCCGCCGCGTGACGCAGCAGCCCTGGCTGTCGATGCATTTCCCGCCTCTCAAAGCGACGAACCGCGGGCTCGAGCGGTTGAAACACGGACGGACAGCACATGAACGCAAAATATCCCGGTCTTCCCAGCGTCATCCACGGCAATGGCGCGGTCGCGCAGGTCATGGGCCACGTTTGCGGCGGCGTCATCGGCTATCCGATCACGCCTTCGACCGAGATTTCGGAAATCTATGAGGCGTTCCGCTCCGCCGGCGGCTGTAACGTCTGGGGCAAGCACCCGTTCTTCTTCGAGCCCGAGGGCGAGCATTCGGCGCAGTCCGGCGCGCTCGGCGCCGCGCTGACCGGGGGCAAGTTCGTCTCCAACGCCTCGTCGAGCCAGGGCATCCTGTACGGGCTGGAATCGCATTACGTCACTGTCGGCAAGAAGGTCGGCGGCTTCGTGTTGCAGGTCGCCGCCCGCGTCGTGTCGAAGCATTCGCTCAATGTGATGGCCGGCCATGACGACGTCTACGCGCTGCTGTCGTCGGGCTACACCATCCTGTTCGGCGCCAATCCGCAGGAGGCCGCCGACCTCGCGGCGATCTCCTATAAAGTCAGCGCCACCTCGCTGATCCCGGTCGCCAATGCGATGGACGGCTTTGCCACCAGCCACATGCTGAGCGAAGCGCTGATGCCGGAGCCAGAGCTCTTGCGCGAATTCCTCGGCGATCCCGCCGGCCGGATCAAATGCCCGACGGTGGCGCAGGAGATGCTGTTCGGCGCCAAGGGCCGCGTGTTCCAGCTCAAGCAATATCTGGCGCGGCACGAGGGCGATTTCATCGCCTGCGACCTGACCAAGCTGAAGCTGCATCTCGACAGCCATGCCGACGCCATCGAATCCGACAATGACGGCGCGCTGATCGGCGCGACGCTGGACTACGTGCCGGAAGAATTGCGCGGCCAATGGAAGCGGCAGTGGATCAACGCGCCCGAAAAGGGCACGCGGCAGCTGGTGCCGGCGCTGGTCGATATCGACAATCCGGGCCTCACTGGCGGCGTGCAGAACCAGCCCGACTTCCAGGCCGGCGCCGTCGATCACCGCACCCATTTCGCCAATGCGGTGCCACGCTTCGTCAACGAGGCGATGGCGGAATTTTCGGCGCTGACCGGGCGCGAATACAGACCGGTGATGACCTATATGTGCGACGACGCCGACACCGTTCTGGTCGGTCTCGGTTCGGTCACCGACGACGCCGAGGCGGTCGCGACCTATCTGCGCAGCCAGGGCAAGAAGGTCGGCGTGGTGGCGATCAAGCTGCTGCAGCCGTTCCCGGAGGCCGAACTGGTCGCCGCGCTGGCCGGCAAGAAGGCCGTCACCGTGCTGGAGCGCTCCGAAGTCACCGCGCTGACGCAATTCGTCACGCAGGCGCTGTGCAAGGCACGCGAAAACGCCGACGGCGTCCGCCATGCCGGGATTCCGCCGATCGACAAACTGCCGAAGCTCACCACCGCGATCTTCGGCCTCGGCGCCCATGATCTGCAGCCGCGCCATCTGATCGCGGCCTACAAGAACATGGAGAATCCGACCACCAACGCGCCGTTCGTCTATCTCGGCACCCAGTTCTTCACCAAGACCCCGTCGCCCCGCATGGCGGTGCTTCAGGATCGGCTGAAGGCGGCCTATCCCGAAACCCAATTCATGGCGCTGTCGACCGAGGATAATCCGAGCCTGCTGCCGGCTTCGGCATTCCGGATCCGCTTCCACTCGATCGGCGGCTACGGCACCATCGCGTCGGGCAAGCTGCTGACCGACATTCTGGCCGGCGTGCTCGAATTGCACTCGAAATCAGCGCCGAAATACGGCTCGGAAAAGAGCGGCTCACCGACCAATTACTACATCACGCTGTCGCCGGAGCCGATCAAGATCACCAATGCCGAGCTCGAAGACGTCGAGATCGTGATCTCGCCGGACCATAAGGTGTTCGTCCACACCAGCCCGCTGCGCGGGCTGGTCGATGGCGGCACCTTCATTCTGCAATCCAATCTGCCGGCGCTGGAGGTGTGGCGCGAACTGCCGGCCTCGGCGCGCAATACCATCCGCGACAAGAACATCCGCTTCTTCGTGATCGACGCCTTCGCGGTCGCCAAGCAACATGCGCCGACCGCCGAGCTCGAAACCCGAATGATGGGCATCGCCTTCATCGGCGCGGTGTGCGGCCATGTCGACCGCGTGGTGGCGGACACCTCGCAGGACGTCATTCTCACCAAGATCCGCCAGCAGATCGCCAAGAAGTTCGGCGCCAAGGGCGGCCCGGTGGTGGAAGGCAATATGGCGGTGATCCGCGAGGGCCTCGAAGCCACCCATCAGGTCGATTACGACGCGCCGGAATTCCGCGCCGCCGAAGTCAAACCCGCGGCAAAGACCAGCCACAACGTGTCGACCTCGGCGGCGATGTGCCGGATCGCCGCCCCGGCCTCGGCCGCGGGCTTCCTCGATCCGCAATATTACGACGACGTGATGGCCGCACCATTCCGCGACGGCACCATCGCGGACGCGCCGGTGCTGCCCGGCGTCGGCCTGTTCATGCCGGCCGGAAGTGCCGCGATGAAGGACAAGGGCCTGTTCCGCCGCAACGTGCCGGAGTTCAATCCCGATCTGTGCACCGGCTGTCTGGAATGCGCGCTGGTCTGCCCGGATGCGGCGATCCCCAACGCGGTGCACGACATCCATGAATTGCTGACCACCGCGATCGGACAACTCGACATCGCGCCGGCGCAGCAGGACGCGCTGCGCGGCCAGGTGCCGGCGCTGACCGAGGCGATCCGCGAGATCTATCGCAGCAGCAAGGAGAACAGGACGCTGCACGACGTGGTGGCGCAAGTCGCGGCCACGTCCGACACCGACAACGCGACCTTGAAGCGCAATCTCAGCAAACTCGCCGCCGCCTTGCAGGTCTATCCGGTGGCGCGGACCCGGCCGTTCTTCGACGCGATGGAAAAGAGCCAGCCCGGCTCCGGCGGGCTGTATTCGGTCAGCGTCGATCCGTGGAAATGCTCGGGCTGTCTCGAATGCATCGAGGTCTGCGGCCCCGGCGCCTTGGTCGACCGTGAGCAGGACGAGCCGCTATTGGAAACGCTGCAGACAAGGTTCGAATTTCTCAGCCGGATGCCGAACACGCCGGCGCGGTTCTTCGACGGCGCCACCAGCGCCGGCGGCGAGACCAAGCGGCTGATGCTCGATCGCGCCAATTACTACGCCACCACCGGCGGCCATGGCGCCTGTCGCGGCTGCGGCGAGGTCACGGCGATCCGCCTCGTCACCTCGACCAACCACGCCATCCACGACAAGCGCCGCCGCGACCACACCCGCGAATTGGAGGCGCTGATCGATCAGCTCGCCGCCAAGCGCGACGCGGTAGCGGCCGACACCGAGCGCTGCGCGCGGATCGATCGCACCCTGAAGACGCTGGAAAAGCGGCTGTATCTCTATGAGAGCGGCCCGACCGGCAACGGCCCGTCCGGCATGGTGATCGCCAACGCCACCGGCTGCTCGAGCGTCTATGCTTCGACCTTCCCGTTCAATCCCTACACCGACCCCTGGGTCAACAGCCTGTTCCAGGATGCCCCGGCGATCGCCAAGGGCCTGTTCGAGGGCCTGACCTCTGCCGCCTCCGACGATTTCCGCGCGTTGCGGATCGCCAGGCTGGAGCTGGCCGATGCCTATGACCCGGCGGTTCACGACGAGGTGTTGCGTTACTTCGGCTGGGGCCAGTTTACCCCGCAGGAGCGCGCCTTGCTGCCGACGGTGCTGAGCTTGGGCGGCGACGGCGCCACCTATGACATCGGCTTTGGCGCGCTGTCGCGGCTGCTCGCCACCAAGACCCCGGTCAAGGTGGTGGTGCTCAACACCGGCGCCTATTCCAACACCGGCGGCCAGACTTCGACCGCCAGCCTCACCGGGCAGGATTCCGACCTGTCGCGCTACGGCGTCGCCAATCACGGCAAGCAGGAATCCCGCAAGGAGCTCGGCCTGATCGCCGCCTTCCATCCCAATGTGTTCGTGGTGCAGACCGCCACCTCGCTGCAGGGCCACTTCCTCAAGAACGTGATGGAATTCCTCAACGTCACCGATTCGCCGGCGGTGCTCGACGTCTACACCCCGTGCCAGGCCGAGCACGGCATCGGCGACGCTGTCGCCAACCGCCAGGCCCGCAAGGCGGTGGAGAGCCGGATGAACCCGGTGTTCGTCCACGATCCGCGCCGCGGCGCCAATCTGCGCAGCAAATTCTCGCTCGACGGCAACCCCGAGCCGGATCAGGACTGGGCCTCGCAATCGATCGAATATGTCGACGACAATGGTGCCACCCAGCTGCTCAAGACCAAGGTGACGCCGGCCGATTTCGCCTTCACCGAGGTCCGCTTCAAGAAGCAGTTCAAGCGGCTGGCCAAGGATGCCGACGCCGTGCCGGTCGAGGACTATGTCACGCTGAGCGCCGAGCAGCGCGTCGGCAAGACGCCGTTCATCCATGCCACCGACGCCGACAAGCACCTGGTGCGCTACGCGGTCGGCGACGGCGTGATCCAGCTGGTCGAAGAGCGGCGGAAATATTGGCGCACGCTGCAATATCTCGCCGGCTTCGAGGTCCGGCAGATCGACGAGAACCATCGCGTCGAGCTGGAGGCGCTGCTGCAGCGCTACGACGAATCGATCAAGGCGCGCGAAAGCTCGCTGGATTCGATCGCGCGCGGCATGAGCGAACTCGCCGCCTCGTCCAACGCACCGGCGGCGGGTGGTTTCGCCGGGCTGATGGCGGGGCTCGCCCCGAGCGCAACGGCGCCGATGGCGGCCGTCAACGCCGCGAAATCGGCCAACGGCGCCGGCGCGATCCCGATCACCATCAACGAGTCGGATCTCGACAAGTGCACCAACTGCAAGAGCTGCTATCAGGACGTGCCGGAAGTGTTCGAACTCACCAAGATCATGGTCGGCGGCGCCTCCAAGGACGTCGCCCATGTGATCCCCAATGTGTTCAGCAAGATCAAGATCACGCCTGAACTGACCGCCAAGCTCAACCGCGCGGCGGCCAATTGCGACGCGGAGATCATCCGATGAGCGGCACCACACCGGTCGCGGTCGCCGACGAATTGCTGCGCTACCAACAGGCGCGCAGCACGCTGGAAGCCAGCCGCAGCGAGCTCGAGGAGCTGCAGACCTCCGAGGCGGTCGGCGTGTTCCAGAAACAGGTCGCGCTGCTGCAGAAGCGGCTGCTGAACGATCCGAAATCGCTGCGCGACATCTTCATCGCCGACGGCACCAGTGCGATCGTCTGGGAATTCCAGCAGGCCGAGCTGGGGCAAGGCTTCACCACGACGCTGTGGGATCTGCTCAAGCGCGACGACGACATGAGCGTGATCCTGCAGCGCTTCGTCTGGGCGCTGCCGCTGAAATTCAAGCGCAAATTCATCAAGGCGATCGACGTCCATCTGCGCGAGCGCTATCCGATGT from Rhodopseudomonas sp. BAL398 encodes the following:
- a CDS encoding 2-oxoacid:acceptor oxidoreductase family protein, with the translated sequence MNAKYPGLPSVIHGNGAVAQVMGHVCGGVIGYPITPSTEISEIYEAFRSAGGCNVWGKHPFFFEPEGEHSAQSGALGAALTGGKFVSNASSSQGILYGLESHYVTVGKKVGGFVLQVAARVVSKHSLNVMAGHDDVYALLSSGYTILFGANPQEAADLAAISYKVSATSLIPVANAMDGFATSHMLSEALMPEPELLREFLGDPAGRIKCPTVAQEMLFGAKGRVFQLKQYLARHEGDFIACDLTKLKLHLDSHADAIESDNDGALIGATLDYVPEELRGQWKRQWINAPEKGTRQLVPALVDIDNPGLTGGVQNQPDFQAGAVDHRTHFANAVPRFVNEAMAEFSALTGREYRPVMTYMCDDADTVLVGLGSVTDDAEAVATYLRSQGKKVGVVAIKLLQPFPEAELVAALAGKKAVTVLERSEVTALTQFVTQALCKARENADGVRHAGIPPIDKLPKLTTAIFGLGAHDLQPRHLIAAYKNMENPTTNAPFVYLGTQFFTKTPSPRMAVLQDRLKAAYPETQFMALSTEDNPSLLPASAFRIRFHSIGGYGTIASGKLLTDILAGVLELHSKSAPKYGSEKSGSPTNYYITLSPEPIKITNAELEDVEIVISPDHKVFVHTSPLRGLVDGGTFILQSNLPALEVWRELPASARNTIRDKNIRFFVIDAFAVAKQHAPTAELETRMMGIAFIGAVCGHVDRVVADTSQDVILTKIRQQIAKKFGAKGGPVVEGNMAVIREGLEATHQVDYDAPEFRAAEVKPAAKTSHNVSTSAAMCRIAAPASAAGFLDPQYYDDVMAAPFRDGTIADAPVLPGVGLFMPAGSAAMKDKGLFRRNVPEFNPDLCTGCLECALVCPDAAIPNAVHDIHELLTTAIGQLDIAPAQQDALRGQVPALTEAIREIYRSSKENRTLHDVVAQVAATSDTDNATLKRNLSKLAAALQVYPVARTRPFFDAMEKSQPGSGGLYSVSVDPWKCSGCLECIEVCGPGALVDREQDEPLLETLQTRFEFLSRMPNTPARFFDGATSAGGETKRLMLDRANYYATTGGHGACRGCGEVTAIRLVTSTNHAIHDKRRRDHTRELEALIDQLAAKRDAVAADTERCARIDRTLKTLEKRLYLYESGPTGNGPSGMVIANATGCSSVYASTFPFNPYTDPWVNSLFQDAPAIAKGLFEGLTSAASDDFRALRIARLELADAYDPAVHDEVLRYFGWGQFTPQERALLPTVLSLGGDGATYDIGFGALSRLLATKTPVKVVVLNTGAYSNTGGQTSTASLTGQDSDLSRYGVANHGKQESRKELGLIAAFHPNVFVVQTATSLQGHFLKNVMEFLNVTDSPAVLDVYTPCQAEHGIGDAVANRQARKAVESRMNPVFVHDPRRGANLRSKFSLDGNPEPDQDWASQSIEYVDDNGATQLLKTKVTPADFAFTEVRFKKQFKRLAKDADAVPVEDYVTLSAEQRVGKTPFIHATDADKHLVRYAVGDGVIQLVEERRKYWRTLQYLAGFEVRQIDENHRVELEALLQRYDESIKARESSLDSIARGMSELAASSNAPAAGGFAGLMAGLAPSATAPMAAVNAAKSANGAGAIPITINESDLDKCTNCKSCYQDVPEVFELTKIMVGGASKDVAHVIPNVFSKIKITPELTAKLNRAAANCDAEIIR
- a CDS encoding molybdopterin-binding protein; the encoded protein is MKISARNQLKGTIVDVIKGATTSHVRIDIGGGAIVTASITNEAVDELQLAKGKQAMAVVKASDVLVAID
- a CDS encoding DUF2478 domain-containing protein, yielding MTFDSQCDLAALVYEPDQDPDRVLRDFAAALDRQGARAVGLVQFGHREAGSKRLSALLLHSGEQLPLFQDLGPMATGCRLDTGRLIDAGMQVAGAIDAGADLLIVNRFGRLEREGKGLSYLIDRALSADMPVVIAVPSGRFDDWIKFADGMSVRLRCDADALAAWWASLSARGRGIGRPHITYCDALK